A window from Danio aesculapii chromosome 6, fDanAes4.1, whole genome shotgun sequence encodes these proteins:
- the wbp4 gene encoding WW domain-binding protein 4 isoform X2, with protein sequence MADYWKSQPRKFCQYCKCWIADNKPSVEFHERGKNHKENVAAKIQEIKKKSVAKAKQEQKMSKDFAAMEEAALKAYEEDLKRLAGHTSGESVCSAKAPAEAPVKKQKKLKPSSVKPRSDPSSSSSSRTQAWVSGTTADGLLYYYNTLTAESQWEKPDGFVDECVSSTAGQTQESSGSAWMEAVSPDGFTYYYNTESGESSWEKPEELSSDEVSPPGVDSPRKETESAALDDSCPAQPEHTPEETAADKAEADDNTQSSGPKISFRKRKEEPTQTPADGGEQQSSDDGASGEQKQEDSGVTEAAVEVEKAAVVVEEVRPVKRARTTNPYGAWEQIQTQPDPYESVDLQLPQVEVCVQSPAAAPQTSPRSFKERSISSLGADSSAGASFRKRKTENGKPRSLRQRAQDD encoded by the exons AT gGCTGATTACTGGAAGTCGCAGCCGAGGAAGTTCTGTCAGTACTGTAAATGCTGGATAGCGGATAATAAACCC AGTGTCGAGTTCCACGAGAGAGGAAAGAACCATAAAGAGAATGTGGCGGCCAAAATACAAGAG ATTAAGAAGAAGAGTGTGGCGAAGGCCAAGCAGGAGCAGAAGATGTCCAAAGACTTCGCAGCGATGGAGGAAGCGGCTCTGAAGGCGTACGAGGAGGATCTGAAGAGACTCGCCGGACACACCtcag gtgagaGTGTGTGTTCTGCTAAAGCTCCAGCTGAAGCTCCAGtgaagaaacagaagaagctgAAGCCCAGTTCAGTGAAGCCCCGCTCGGaccccagcagcagcagcagcagccggACGCAGGCCTGGGTCAGCGGAACCACAGCCGACGGCCTGCTCTACTACTACAACACACTCACTgcag AGTCTCAGTGGGAGAAACCAGACGGCTTTGTGGACGAGTGTGTATCATCCACCGCAGGACAAACACAG GAGTCGTCGGGCAGTGCGTGGATGGAGGCTGTGAGTCCTGATGGGTTTACATACTACTACAACACTGAGAGCGGCG AGTCCAGCTGGGAGAAGCCAGAGGAGTTGAGTTCAGACGAGGTGTCTCCTCCGGGGGTCGATTCTCCTCGTAAAGAGACGGAGAGCGCAGCGCTGGACGATTCCTGTCCTGCTCAGCCGGAACACACTCCTGAGGAGACAGCAGCAGATAAAGCAGAAGCAGACGACAACACACAGAGCAGCGGCCCCAAGATCAGCTTCagg AAGAGAAAAGAAGAGCCGACCCAGACCCCAGCAGACGGTGGAGAACAGCAGAGCTCTGATGATGGAGCGAGcggagagcagaagcaggaggACAGCGGAGTGACGGAGGCTGCGGTGGAGGTGGAGAAAGCTGCAGTGGTGGTGGAGGAGGTGAGGCCGGTGAAGAGAGCCAGAACCACCAATCCATACGGAGCCTGGGAGCAGATCCAGACCCAGCCCGACCCATA tgaGAGTGTGGACCTGCAGCTGCCGCAGGTGGAGGTGTGTGTTCAGAGTCCCGCAGCCGCCCCACAGACGTCCCCCCGCAGCTTTAAGGAGCGCAGCATCAGCTCTCTGGGGGCCGACAGCAGCGCCGGCGCCTCCTTCAGGAAGAGGAAGACGGAGAACGGCAAACCCAGGAGCCTGCGGCAGAGGGCCCAGGACGACTAG
- the wbp4 gene encoding WW domain-binding protein 4 isoform X1, with protein sequence MADYWKSQPRKFCQYCKCWIADNKPSVEFHERGKNHKENVAAKIQEIKKKSVAKAKQEQKMSKDFAAMEEAALKAYEEDLKRLAGHTSGESVCSAKAPAEAPVKKQKKLKPSSVKPRSDPSSSSSSRTQAWVSGTTADGLLYYYNTLTAESQWEKPDGFVDECVSSTAGQTQQESSGSAWMEAVSPDGFTYYYNTESGESSWEKPEELSSDEVSPPGVDSPRKETESAALDDSCPAQPEHTPEETAADKAEADDNTQSSGPKISFRKRKEEPTQTPADGGEQQSSDDGASGEQKQEDSGVTEAAVEVEKAAVVVEEVRPVKRARTTNPYGAWEQIQTQPDPYESVDLQLPQVEVCVQSPAAAPQTSPRSFKERSISSLGADSSAGASFRKRKTENGKPRSLRQRAQDD encoded by the exons AT gGCTGATTACTGGAAGTCGCAGCCGAGGAAGTTCTGTCAGTACTGTAAATGCTGGATAGCGGATAATAAACCC AGTGTCGAGTTCCACGAGAGAGGAAAGAACCATAAAGAGAATGTGGCGGCCAAAATACAAGAG ATTAAGAAGAAGAGTGTGGCGAAGGCCAAGCAGGAGCAGAAGATGTCCAAAGACTTCGCAGCGATGGAGGAAGCGGCTCTGAAGGCGTACGAGGAGGATCTGAAGAGACTCGCCGGACACACCtcag gtgagaGTGTGTGTTCTGCTAAAGCTCCAGCTGAAGCTCCAGtgaagaaacagaagaagctgAAGCCCAGTTCAGTGAAGCCCCGCTCGGaccccagcagcagcagcagcagccggACGCAGGCCTGGGTCAGCGGAACCACAGCCGACGGCCTGCTCTACTACTACAACACACTCACTgcag AGTCTCAGTGGGAGAAACCAGACGGCTTTGTGGACGAGTGTGTATCATCCACCGCAGGACAAACACAG CAGGAGTCGTCGGGCAGTGCGTGGATGGAGGCTGTGAGTCCTGATGGGTTTACATACTACTACAACACTGAGAGCGGCG AGTCCAGCTGGGAGAAGCCAGAGGAGTTGAGTTCAGACGAGGTGTCTCCTCCGGGGGTCGATTCTCCTCGTAAAGAGACGGAGAGCGCAGCGCTGGACGATTCCTGTCCTGCTCAGCCGGAACACACTCCTGAGGAGACAGCAGCAGATAAAGCAGAAGCAGACGACAACACACAGAGCAGCGGCCCCAAGATCAGCTTCagg AAGAGAAAAGAAGAGCCGACCCAGACCCCAGCAGACGGTGGAGAACAGCAGAGCTCTGATGATGGAGCGAGcggagagcagaagcaggaggACAGCGGAGTGACGGAGGCTGCGGTGGAGGTGGAGAAAGCTGCAGTGGTGGTGGAGGAGGTGAGGCCGGTGAAGAGAGCCAGAACCACCAATCCATACGGAGCCTGGGAGCAGATCCAGACCCAGCCCGACCCATA tgaGAGTGTGGACCTGCAGCTGCCGCAGGTGGAGGTGTGTGTTCAGAGTCCCGCAGCCGCCCCACAGACGTCCCCCCGCAGCTTTAAGGAGCGCAGCATCAGCTCTCTGGGGGCCGACAGCAGCGCCGGCGCCTCCTTCAGGAAGAGGAAGACGGAGAACGGCAAACCCAGGAGCCTGCGGCAGAGGGCCCAGGACGACTAG